TCCTTGACCACGTAAACGGAAAATTGCACCAACCACCGGCGCATAATGCCTGACCACATCATCCTCGTCAATACTTTTGAATAAAACCACTGATTTCTTATCAAAAACAAGCGGCGAACAATCATATCCCGTTAGAGATGTCATCTGCTTGAAAAAGTCCCCATTTAGCGAATATTCACCACAAAAAACAATCGGAAGTTGTTCCGAATTCTCGTTTTCGTAGAAATTCTTTAAAAGACTTTTTATGTCACCAGAAAAACTTCGAAACCCATTCCCTCCAGCAGAACCCAAATCCTTCAGCAAATCTTCTGCCCCTGAATTAAATAAATACGTAGATCGGCATTCTTGTGCCCGACAAGCCATCAAATGAGATAGCTTATCATCAATATAAACCACAATTTTTTCATCCTTTGATCCAACAAAAGAATTAAGGAGGCTCAAAGGACTAATGTCAAAAGCAATCGGTTGACAACCTGAAAGACGCAATATTTTTTCTGCTGTTTGTAAAAGCGATTTTTGAAAAACATAATAAATAACTTTTGTATTATGATCAAATGGATATGTATGCATTTGATACGTATAAACATAAGGATTGCTGGCAAAGCGAGGCGCTTTTTCAATTTCATTCACAATAATCGCCTCTGCTTCTCGGCGAGGCAAAAGCGGTAAAACAAGCTCGCGAGAAACAATATCGTGATGCGATAAAGAAAAAACACATTTTTGCGGTCGGATACGATTAATTTTAAGAAATTCCTTAATTTGGGCCGCAACATTCTTTAGCTGACCGTCCTGAAAAATATCGTTATCAAGCTTAAGCTCGCACAATTTGCTTAAGGCAATTTTTTTGCCTTTAAAACGAAATTGTGCAATTTTTGCAGTTTTATGTCCTAACAAAATTGAGAGCATGTTTTTCCTAAACCTTTACCATATTTTTATATTATAAATTTCAACTAAATTTAAATCTTAACAA
Above is a window of Candidatus Omnitrophota bacterium DNA encoding:
- a CDS encoding PilN domain-containing protein, which translates into the protein MLSILLGHKTAKIAQFRFKGKKIALSKLCELKLDNDIFQDGQLKNVAAQIKEFLKINRIRPQKCVFSLSHHDIVSRELVLPLLPRREAEAIIVNEIEKAPRFASNPYVYTYQMHTYPFDHNTKVIYYVFQKSLLQTAEKILRLSGCQPIAFDISPLSLLNSFVGSKDEKIVVYIDDKLSHLMACRAQECRSTYLFNSGAEDLLKDLGSAGGNGFRSFSGDIKSLLKNFYENENSEQLPIVFCGEYSLNGDFFKQMTSLTGYDCSPLVFDKKSVVLFKSIDEDDVVRHYAPVVGAIFRLRGQGHYFNIFNIWDFRKTSDYLKGLWFKVIFIALACCVVGANVILPRLKEMRILEASQASSLKQLSLLRNETLDLQQKRQALEELKTALFRQTQVLNQVRAKSWRDLFSAFNDNIPDDIWLETVSYDQREKILVKGAALDLNSVAQMMQKLKADKRFSNVNLASTNERKIKEILLYQFLLEFKFSDESLTKE